TTACATACCACCTCTGGTGCCAGAGGCAGCCGGGCTCTGAATTCCAGGGGCTGAGACTCGCAAGGGAGTCTTGCCATCAGGTCCCCTTGGGGCAGTGGTTCTCgacctgcgggtccccagatgttgttgaactacaactcctatcacccctagctagcaaggccagagctcagggatgatgggagttgtagtccaacaacatctggggacccacaggttgagaaccgctgccttggGGGCTCCCCATaggataggcatctggttggccccattGAGGGCAGGAGTAGAAGAgcctttgggctgatccagcagggcttttcttaggcTCTGTCAGCCACTCTCCAACTCCAGCTCTGTATTAGTTTGGGGAGGTGATGGCAGTTAAAAAGGTGTAACACTGAAGAAATATATACTAGCATAGATACATTCAGGAGAGGGACCACATTACAGCTTCCAAAGGTTCAGGGAATTCTTTTGCCCTGAAGTGCAAGATCCTACAAATACGAGCCGTGAACACTTTCCTCCCCCTACAGGCGCAACCTTCGTTAATATTTATGAAAATGAAAATCACTGGCTGAGCTGCAGCAACACATCAGCCGATCAGAAGGAATCAAGATGGTGGTTGGGGAAAGACTGCTCCTCCTTGGTCCAATTTGAGCCAATGCCTTGTGATCCAAGTTCTCAGTGCCCAGCAGGAAAGAACCCCACAAGCAGATATATAAACTGTACACAAAGGAATGTCTCTATTGCTGCTTTCCCAGGTGGTGGAATATTTGCATGCAAAGCCCTGTCAGGTAGCAATGCGTCAGATCCACACCCACTTATTAATAAGGAGGACcactgcaggaatttcaacttCTTCATTGTAGCAATAATAAACAACACTGTAGGTGAGTGCATTAAAAGACAGCATGTCATTTTGAGGTGAATTCAGAAAGCATAAGAGTAACAGGTGCACTggaaaaagaaataggaacaggAAATCTGCCATACAGAGTTAGCGAAGGATTATCTGCActgactccagggtttcagagagggttttctctcttgctctctgcccctgagctaagAACATAATTTCTCTTTTAGAACCATTTCCATTTATGTTTGCTAGTAGGAATGCAGGCAACAGCCATGAAATtcacagcaaaagcaaaaatgaTGTGCTTCCAACTGAGGATAACTCTAAGagtcaaaataaatgaaagacctttttttaaaaagagagaaggcGTTAGACCAGATGGATGTGCCATCTTAGTCCTACGCAgattagacccattgaagttaaatGGGCACAGCTCACCTGGGTCCATGAATTTCAGTGAGCCAATTCTTGATAGGATTAGTAGGATGCCATAACTAGCTGGTGTTTACTTTGGCAGGGAGACAGAATGCAAACCAGTTCAATCAGATCCATGCAGAATAAGCTGCAATAATGCACAGGTCAAAATTCACCATTGGAAGCAAAAGTATTGGAAAGCTCTCCCTTTGCAAACTTTGCCCATTTTGCTTGAGGGTCACTGACTTGAATATGTAATGTTAGTTTTCAGTGAGGTACAAATGCCAGAAAGAACCAAGGGGAAGCTTTTGCACATTTCTAGCAAATTGTATGAAAAAAATGTCATGATTAtgcactggtacctcgggttaagtacttaattcgttctggaggtccattcttaacctgaaactgttcttaacctgaactaccactttagctaatggggcctcctgcagccgctgtgccgccagagcatgatatctgttctcatcctgaagcaaagttcttaacctgaggcactatttctgggttagcggagtctgtaacctgaagcatatgtaatccgaggtactactgttACTCTCATGTGACTATGCCATTTTGTATTGCAGAGAGTAACATGCAATCAGAAGTATTAGTGGTTGTTGAAGGAGAACAGAGCTTCAGTCTTCCTTGTGAATTTGATTTGACTGGTGCCAGAGACATATTTACTTTGTATTGGATTAAGGAAACATTTGAAAGGAGGTGCCTTGCTTCTGTTTCAAATGAAGACCACTGGTTTTCTAATGATCTAAACTGCTGTGTTGGCACCAAGATCAAAAAGAGACAGGTCAAAAATTTGACTGACCCACTTGACAGACATCAAAGTCATTACCTGACAATTTTCAACACCACCACTTCAGACACTGGAGTGTATTTCTGCCTGGTTGCTGTTTACACCAACAGACACATGTGGaagattgtaaataatgtgactGTACAAGTGCGAAAAGGCAACAGTGAAGGtgagtttagaaattattttttaaaatgtgttctctTCCTTTAGTTGAGTGTTGGATGCTCAGAAACTCTCCTCATTGACTGGGGACTTAGGCAGGAAGGGCAG
The nucleotide sequence above comes from Podarcis raffonei isolate rPodRaf1 chromosome 14, rPodRaf1.pri, whole genome shotgun sequence. Encoded proteins:
- the LOC128401661 gene encoding uncharacterized protein LOC128401661 isoform X1 is translated as MFFMLILLFLREISGATFVNIYENENHWLSCSNTSADQKESRWWLGKDCSSLVQFEPMPCDPSSQCPAGKNPTSRYINCTQRNVSIAAFPGGGIFACKALSGSNASDPHPLINKEDHCRNFNFFIVAIINNTVESNMQSEVLVVVEGEQSFSLPCEFDLTGARDIFTLYWIKETFERRCLASVSNEDHWFSNDLNCCVGTKIKKRQVKNLTDPLDRHQSHYLTIFNTTTSDTGVYFCLVAVYTNRHMWKIVNNVTVQVRKGNSEGSTFTKELQISLGVVGGIVLISGIILFLSWKKKSKGKAYESQQRDQTTTEMEEECSPYAVSSCNDIDGNEVVYSLAMSPGVNPDSLYSLPESKSDPGMQPGENVQAIYAVPKKERS
- the LOC128401661 gene encoding uncharacterized protein LOC128401661 isoform X2 yields the protein MPCDPSSQCPAGKNPTSRYINCTQRNVSIAAFPGGGIFACKALSGSNASDPHPLINKEDHCRNFNFFIVAIINNTVESNMQSEVLVVVEGEQSFSLPCEFDLTGARDIFTLYWIKETFERRCLASVSNEDHWFSNDLNCCVGTKIKKRQVKNLTDPLDRHQSHYLTIFNTTTSDTGVYFCLVAVYTNRHMWKIVNNVTVQVRKGNSEGSTFTKELQISLGVVGGIVLISGIILFLSWKKKSKGKAYESQQRDQTTTEMEEECSPYAVSSCNDIDGNEVVYSLAMSPGVNPDSLYSLPESKSDPGMQPGENVQAIYAVPKKERS